In the Ilumatobacteraceae bacterium genome, one interval contains:
- a CDS encoding M81 family metallopeptidase encodes MRVATLGLHHESNTFAPVPATLEQFLASGPVEGAGLIDRYAESEATLAGFIEAAAADPDVELVPLTHFDLNPMGTITSEALETISERLLSDLSEQGPWDAVLLALHGAAASEVHRDADGEVLARVRALVGPDVPIGITYDMHANVSPRMIEAATVVTIYMTNPHLDPRLRARQCADLIFRVVRGEIAPVMALEKPPLSVNILRQGTSDSPMKELVALAHEAAERPGVLSVSIAEGFPYADVEEMGMAFLAVTDGDAELAADIAHELARAAWDVRTELEGDGMDVDEALLHAAAATEHPVVLLDVGDNVGGGSPADSTHVLAAAQRLGIGGVFHSLCDPAAVTACAAAGVGATVELEVGGKTDDLHGSPVAIRGVVQMLDDGKFEDTGPTHGGFRFYDAGPRALVHTDDDHMVLLTSNPRGNTSRQELVSAGLDPLTQPIIVAKGVHSPRGTYEPIAAEMIRLNTAGCTSADVSALEYTYRPRPMFPYERDAHYE; translated from the coding sequence ATGCGCGTTGCCACCCTGGGCCTCCATCACGAGTCGAACACGTTCGCTCCCGTGCCCGCCACCCTCGAGCAGTTCCTCGCCAGTGGCCCGGTCGAGGGCGCCGGCCTGATCGACCGGTACGCCGAGTCGGAGGCCACGTTGGCCGGATTCATCGAGGCGGCGGCCGCCGACCCGGATGTCGAGTTGGTGCCGCTCACGCACTTCGATCTCAATCCGATGGGCACGATCACGTCGGAGGCGTTGGAGACGATCTCGGAACGGCTCCTGAGCGACCTCTCCGAACAGGGCCCGTGGGATGCCGTCCTGCTGGCACTGCACGGCGCCGCAGCGTCGGAAGTGCACCGCGATGCCGACGGCGAAGTACTCGCTCGGGTCCGGGCGCTCGTCGGACCCGATGTGCCGATCGGGATCACCTACGACATGCACGCGAACGTGTCACCCCGCATGATCGAGGCTGCGACGGTCGTGACCATCTACATGACCAACCCCCACCTCGATCCTCGCCTGCGGGCGCGCCAGTGCGCCGACCTGATCTTCCGCGTCGTCCGCGGCGAGATCGCTCCGGTGATGGCACTCGAGAAGCCGCCGCTGTCGGTCAACATCCTGCGCCAGGGCACGAGCGACTCGCCGATGAAGGAACTGGTCGCGCTCGCGCACGAGGCCGCCGAGCGGCCCGGTGTGCTGTCGGTCAGCATCGCCGAGGGGTTCCCGTACGCCGACGTCGAGGAGATGGGTATGGCCTTCCTCGCGGTGACCGACGGCGACGCCGAACTGGCGGCCGACATCGCTCACGAACTCGCCCGAGCCGCCTGGGACGTTCGCACCGAACTCGAAGGCGACGGGATGGACGTCGACGAAGCGCTGCTGCACGCCGCCGCAGCGACGGAGCATCCGGTCGTCCTCCTCGACGTCGGCGACAACGTCGGCGGTGGCAGCCCGGCCGACTCGACCCATGTGCTGGCCGCCGCGCAGCGGCTCGGCATCGGCGGCGTGTTCCACTCGCTGTGCGACCCGGCCGCGGTCACCGCGTGCGCGGCAGCCGGCGTCGGAGCCACCGTCGAACTGGAGGTCGGCGGCAAGACCGACGACCTGCACGGCAGCCCCGTCGCCATCCGTGGTGTCGTCCAGATGCTCGACGACGGCAAGTTCGAAGACACGGGGCCCACCCACGGCGGGTTCCGCTTCTACGACGCCGGTCCGCGGGCGCTCGTCCACACCGACGACGATCACATGGTCCTGCTGACCTCGAACCCGCGTGGCAACACCAGCCGCCAAGAACTCGTCAGCGCCGGCCTCGACCCGCTGACCCAACCGATCATCGTCGCCAAGGGCGTCCATTCGCCGCGCGGCACCTACGAGCCGATCGCCGCCGAGATGATCCGCCTCAACACCGCCGGCTGCACCAGCGCCGACGTCAGCGCACTCGAGTACACGTATCGACCGCGGCCGATGTTCCCGTACGAGCGCGACGCCCACTACGAGTAG
- a CDS encoding alanine racemase yields MTDASPQATTATGDEGAAHAAHPKGFPLGSDDPVGWSIFDGDVPYPVALMFDTVLDHNSRAMKGFCERNGVSLAPHGKTTMAPALFRRQMRDGAWAMTAATTWQARTMRAAGVNRVLIANQVVVPGEIAWLASALDEGFEVYCYVDSLDGVRLLNDAVAESGAASRLPVLLEMGIDGGRTGVRTIADGLLVAEAAANAPHLALTGTSGFEGILGPKDGRSGPERVDEFLDQIVRLTQAVAAAGWFEPTPEVIVTAGGSAFFDQVVTHFSGVDIDAPTRIVIRSGCYISHDDGGLHQASPMGETPRTGHDERLLPAIEVWGVVLSRPEPTRALVGIGKRDASTDGLLPNLKKIRRRGSTEIETGSGARVVEIHDQHAFLDLDPADPLAVGDLVGFGISHPCTTFDKWRSIPIVDDDYRVVEVADTLF; encoded by the coding sequence ATGACGGACGCATCACCGCAGGCCACGACGGCCACCGGCGACGAGGGGGCGGCCCACGCCGCCCACCCCAAGGGATTTCCGCTCGGGTCCGACGATCCGGTCGGATGGTCGATCTTCGACGGCGACGTCCCGTACCCGGTGGCGTTGATGTTCGACACCGTGCTCGACCACAACAGCCGGGCGATGAAGGGCTTCTGCGAGCGCAACGGTGTCTCCCTGGCGCCGCACGGCAAGACGACGATGGCGCCGGCGTTGTTCCGTCGACAGATGCGCGACGGGGCCTGGGCGATGACGGCGGCCACCACCTGGCAGGCCAGGACGATGCGTGCGGCCGGCGTGAACCGGGTCCTGATCGCCAACCAGGTCGTCGTGCCCGGCGAGATCGCCTGGCTGGCGTCGGCGCTCGACGAGGGCTTCGAGGTGTACTGCTACGTCGACTCGCTCGACGGCGTCCGGTTGCTGAACGACGCCGTGGCCGAGTCCGGAGCGGCCAGCCGACTCCCGGTCCTCCTCGAGATGGGCATCGATGGAGGCCGTACCGGGGTGAGGACCATCGCCGACGGTCTGCTGGTGGCCGAGGCCGCGGCAAACGCGCCGCACCTCGCGCTGACCGGGACATCCGGATTCGAAGGGATCCTCGGACCGAAGGACGGCCGATCGGGTCCGGAGCGGGTCGACGAGTTCCTCGATCAGATCGTCCGATTGACGCAGGCCGTCGCCGCCGCCGGCTGGTTCGAGCCGACGCCGGAGGTGATCGTCACCGCCGGGGGAAGCGCGTTCTTCGACCAGGTGGTCACCCACTTCTCGGGGGTCGACATCGACGCACCGACGCGGATCGTCATCCGCAGCGGCTGCTACATCAGCCACGACGACGGCGGGCTCCACCAGGCGTCACCGATGGGGGAGACCCCGCGAACCGGGCACGACGAACGGTTGCTGCCCGCGATCGAGGTCTGGGGTGTCGTGCTGTCGCGACCAGAGCCGACCCGGGCCCTCGTCGGCATCGGTAAGCGCGACGCCTCGACCGATGGTCTGCTGCCGAATCTCAAGAAGATCCGCCGACGCGGTTCGACCGAGATCGAGACCGGATCGGGCGCCCGCGTCGTCGAGATCCACGATCAGCACGCGTTCCTCGACCTCGATCCCGCCGATCCGTTGGCCGTCGGTGATCTCGTCGGCTTCGGGATCTCGCACCCGTGCACGACGTTCGACAAGTGGCGCTCGATCCCGATCGTCGACGACGACTACCGGGTCGTCGAGGTCGCCGACACCCTCTTCTGA
- a CDS encoding D-aminoacylase, with product MFDLIIRNAIVIDGTGSPGTPGDVGIADGRITAVGTVEGEAARTIDAAGRVVCPGFIDIHTHSDLTLVADGIGESKLRQGVTTEVVGNCSFAAFPIEPERLELHADHLARATAPITPWWTDFDGYADALQEQGLAINVAPLAGHGTLRVAAMGVDQRPATPDEMARMEQDLDHALEQGAFGMSTGLTHVPSAYGDFDEVAALARVLAARGALYATHARSVPETRFGEVLEAIDIGRQTGVTVEFSHLAINRPESWGDGAELLALFDTAREEGIDIFFDVYPYDASSSSLTQYLPPWVQAGGTEAMCARLAIPEERQRALDDMADGWFGGIPWLWDRFLVSSSPDGYGIAKTLEQLSADEGIEPYELTLQLCERYGNELQVVLFYRSEDDVAKFLAHPLSVIGSDGNAIPLHQPTACPHPRNFGTFPRVLGVYARDKGVLQLADAVKKMTAEPARRLGLPDRGTLAVGAVADLVIFDPDTVIDNSEFGQDAGAPVGIDVVIVGGSVVLDHGTIGAERPGRVLRKTPTPVAS from the coding sequence ATGTTCGACCTGATCATCCGCAACGCCATCGTGATCGACGGCACGGGTTCACCCGGCACGCCGGGTGACGTCGGTATCGCCGACGGCCGAATCACCGCCGTCGGCACGGTCGAGGGCGAAGCGGCCCGCACGATCGACGCGGCCGGACGGGTCGTGTGCCCGGGTTTCATCGACATCCACACCCATTCCGACCTCACCCTCGTCGCCGACGGGATCGGCGAGAGCAAGCTCCGTCAGGGCGTGACCACCGAGGTCGTCGGCAACTGCTCGTTCGCCGCGTTCCCGATCGAACCCGAACGCCTCGAACTCCACGCCGACCACCTCGCTCGAGCGACTGCGCCGATCACGCCGTGGTGGACCGATTTCGACGGGTACGCCGACGCCCTCCAGGAGCAGGGGCTCGCGATCAACGTCGCACCGCTGGCCGGCCACGGCACCCTGCGGGTCGCCGCCATGGGTGTCGACCAACGACCGGCGACCCCCGACGAGATGGCGCGCATGGAACAGGATCTCGATCACGCTCTCGAGCAGGGCGCGTTCGGCATGAGCACCGGGCTCACCCACGTGCCGAGCGCCTACGGAGACTTCGACGAGGTCGCCGCACTGGCCCGCGTCCTCGCCGCCCGCGGAGCGCTCTACGCCACCCATGCCCGCTCGGTCCCCGAGACACGGTTCGGCGAGGTCCTCGAAGCGATCGACATCGGCCGACAGACCGGCGTCACCGTCGAGTTCAGCCACCTCGCGATCAACCGACCCGAGAGTTGGGGCGACGGCGCCGAACTGTTGGCGCTGTTCGACACCGCCCGCGAGGAAGGCATCGACATCTTCTTCGACGTCTACCCGTACGACGCCTCCTCGTCGTCGCTGACGCAGTACCTCCCACCGTGGGTGCAGGCCGGCGGCACCGAGGCGATGTGTGCACGACTCGCGATCCCCGAGGAACGACAGCGCGCACTCGACGACATGGCCGACGGCTGGTTCGGCGGCATCCCGTGGCTCTGGGACCGCTTCCTGGTGAGCAGCAGCCCCGACGGCTACGGCATCGCCAAGACACTCGAGCAACTGTCGGCCGACGAGGGGATCGAGCCGTACGAGCTGACCCTGCAGCTCTGCGAGCGCTACGGCAACGAACTTCAGGTCGTGCTCTTCTACCGGAGCGAAGACGACGTCGCCAAGTTCCTCGCCCACCCCCTGTCGGTGATCGGATCCGACGGCAACGCGATTCCGCTCCACCAGCCGACGGCGTGCCCGCACCCCCGCAACTTCGGCACGTTCCCTCGGGTTCTCGGCGTGTACGCCCGCGACAAGGGCGTGCTGCAACTCGCCGACGCCGTGAAGAAGATGACGGCCGAGCCGGCCCGACGGTTGGGACTCCCCGACCGTGGCACGCTCGCGGTCGGTGCGGTCGCCGACCTCGTGATCTTCGACCCCGACACCGTGATCGACAACTCGGAGTTCGGCCAGGACGCCGGCGCGCCCGTCGGCATCGACGTCGTCATCGTCGGCGGCAGCGTCGTCCTCGACCACGGGACGATCGGCGCGGAGCGTCCGGGCCGAGTCCTCCGCAAGACCCCGACCCCCGTCGCCTCCTGA